From Lolium perenne isolate Kyuss_39 chromosome 5, Kyuss_2.0, whole genome shotgun sequence, a single genomic window includes:
- the LOC127304203 gene encoding uncharacterized protein codes for MDLVHLVGWRVLAGDLLDYVRFRAVCAHWRSSTVCPLGRGIVDPRFHPRRWMILPEGHGVHPGDGKKRFLNLSTGAFARVRLPLLTEHRVLVSAEGLLLLGPYSRRDTGTILILHPFTGDIVKLPPLMPLLESYWAMLPGMGRHYYMQLDFVASLSVSADGTVAVMIVHQYLPCVLFATTKDEQWRASSWDLAPLSRPISFQGRLYILTPPATHGSQQLIMLVGPPRHEHATMPSSLAPPKLIATCPKGKYHHRLFLIGLAECDSQILAIGFEELRGLFICKVADLTMGKVSPMPSIGGNTIFLIERSTRIQSGDIIISRSMTSSCRVMPTVQSDTIVCRRQNYPWQYHLGTGNCSRIMCGCGVQDGYTIEGGCNCGLIYHIYHCCHCPDDWLSTYVFKV; via the coding sequence ATGGATCTCGTCCACCTGGTCGGCTGGCGGGTGCTCGCCGGAGACCTGCTGGACTACGTCCGGTTCCGCGCCGTATGCGCACACTGGCGGTCCAGCACGGTCTGCCCGCTCGGACGTGGCATCGTCGACCCGCGCTTCCACCCGCGCCGCTGGATGATACTACCCGAGGGCCACGGCGTCCACCCCGGTGACGGCAAGAAGCGCTTCCTCAACCTCTCCACCGGAGCTTTTGCCCGCGTTCGGCTGCCGCTCTTAACCGAGCACCGAGTCCTCGTGTCGGCCGAAGGCCTCCTCCTCCTGGGGCCGTACAGCCGCCGAGACACTGGCACGATCTTGATCCTTCACCCCTTCACCGGCGACATCGTGAAGCTTCCGCCGCTCATGCCCCTCCTGGAATCATACTGGGCGATGCTTCCTGGCATGGGACGACATTACTATATGCAACTCGATTTCGTTGCCTCCTTGAGTGTGAGCGCAGATGGAACAGTGGCGGTCATGATCGTGCATCAATATTTACCCTGCGTATTGTTCGCTACCACCAAGGATGAGCAATGGAGGGCCTCGTCATGGGACCTCGCACCCCTCTCCCGGCCAATTTCATTCCAAGGCAGGTTATACATCTTGACGCCACCCGCCACACATGGCAGCCAGCAACTGATTATGCTGGTCGGTCCACCTCGTCATGAGCACGCTACGATGCCATCTTCTTTGGCACCGCCAAAGTTGATTGCCACGTGTCCCAAAGGAAAATATCATCATCGCCTCTTTCTGATCGGTCTAGCGGAATGTGACTCGCAGATCTTAGCGATTGGTTTCGAGGAACTGCGAGGATTATTTATTTGCAAAGTTGCAGATCTTACCATGGGCAAAGTTTCCCCCATGCCAAGCATCGGAGGCAACACTATCTTCCTTATCGAGCGGAGTACGAGAATCCAAAGCGGTGATATTATTATCTCAAGGAGTATGACTAGCAGTTGTAGGGTGATGCCAACCGTTCAGAGCGATACCATTGTATGTCGTCGTCAGAATTATCCTTGGCAGTATCACCTCGGCACTGGTAATTGCTCACGGATAATGTGTGGATGTGGCGTCCAAGATGGTTACACCATAGAAGGAGGTTGCAATTGTGGCCTCATCTACCACATCTACCACTGCTGCCATTGTCCCGATGACTGGTTGAGCACATATGTATTCAAAGTTTAG